One genomic region from Candidatus Endomicrobiellum trichonymphae encodes:
- the cas7c gene encoding type I-C CRISPR-associated protein Cas7/Csd2 has protein sequence MTLLSKKIDFVVIFKVKSANPNGDPLNENMPRTLADGIGEVTDVCIKRKIRNRLLDMNKDIFVQSDDYKKDKYSSLQERANKEIGEISKTSDFSTKACEKWMDVRAFGQVFAYEKGSSIGIRGPVTIRTAFSKEPIIVISDQITKSVNGKSNKKGNDSDDEGMASDRMGMKHWIREAIYVFYGAMNPQLAEKTAFTDEDAKDIKDVLPKLFEKDASSARPEGSMEILKVIWFEHNSPAGQYSSAKVHGSIKIDNSGNIENEKDLENGTVESIKGLKAEIIQGW, from the coding sequence ATGACACTGCTAAGTAAAAAAATTGATTTTGTAGTTATATTTAAAGTAAAAAGTGCTAATCCTAATGGAGATCCTCTTAATGAAAATATGCCGAGAACATTGGCAGATGGGATTGGTGAAGTAACAGATGTATGCATTAAAAGAAAAATTAGAAATAGACTATTAGATATGAATAAAGATATTTTTGTTCAATCTGATGATTATAAAAAGGATAAATATAGTTCTTTACAAGAAAGAGCAAACAAAGAAATAGGTGAAATAAGTAAAACTTCTGATTTTTCTACAAAAGCTTGCGAAAAATGGATGGATGTTCGTGCTTTCGGACAAGTTTTTGCTTATGAAAAAGGAAGTTCTATTGGGATCAGGGGTCCAGTGACAATTCGAACTGCTTTTAGCAAAGAACCGATAATTGTTATAAGCGACCAAATAACAAAAAGTGTTAATGGTAAAAGCAATAAAAAAGGCAATGATTCAGATGATGAAGGAATGGCATCTGATAGGATGGGAATGAAACATTGGATAAGAGAAGCGATATATGTTTTTTATGGAGCTATGAATCCTCAATTGGCTGAGAAGACTGCTTTTACTGATGAAGATGCTAAAGACATAAAAGATGTATTACCAAAATTGTTTGAAAAAGATGCTTCTTCGGCGCGACCAGAAGGAAGTATGGAAATATTAAAAGTTATTTGGTTTGAACATAATTCACCGGCTGGACAATACTCTTCTGCAAAAGTTCACGGTTCAATTAAAATTGACAATAGTGGCAATATAGAAAATGAAAAAGATTTAGAAAATGGAACTGTGGAATCAATAAAAGGTTTAAAGGCAGAAATAATTCAAGGTTGGTAA
- the cas4 gene encoding CRISPR-associated protein Cas4, whose amino-acid sequence MYCEDDLLHIRGVQQLSYCKRRCALLFIEQQWSDNFFTAKGIVMHDKAHVEKIEHKKGVVIERDIYLKSYELGLIGKSDVVEFHRSGNKLIPFPVEYKSGKAKSDNVDKVQLCAQALCLEEMMNVTIESGAIFYGKTRNRLNVEFNKSLREETFALAQEFHSLVDSRETPKPEYSKKCYNCSFEELCLPEIFDKQKSVKKYLKKIVNNEKTI is encoded by the coding sequence ATGTATTGTGAAGACGATTTGCTTCATATAAGAGGAGTACAGCAATTATCTTATTGTAAGCGAAGATGTGCCTTGCTTTTTATTGAACAGCAATGGTCAGATAATTTCTTTACGGCAAAAGGAATTGTTATGCACGATAAAGCTCATGTAGAAAAAATTGAGCATAAAAAAGGCGTAGTTATTGAACGTGATATTTATCTTAAGTCTTATGAGCTTGGATTGATAGGGAAAAGCGATGTTGTGGAGTTTCACAGATCCGGGAATAAATTAATTCCATTTCCTGTTGAATATAAAAGCGGTAAGGCAAAATCTGACAATGTAGATAAAGTTCAGCTTTGTGCGCAGGCTTTGTGTCTTGAAGAAATGATGAATGTTACAATAGAAAGTGGCGCTATATTTTATGGGAAAACTCGCAATCGGCTAAATGTTGAATTTAATAAGTCTTTAAGAGAAGAAACTTTTGCTCTTGCTCAGGAATTTCACAGCTTAGTTGATAGCAGAGAAACTCCAAAACCGGAGTATTCGAAGAAATGTTACAATTGTTCGTTTGAAGAATTATGTCTGCCGGAAATATTTGACAAACAAAAATCTGTAAAAAAATACTTAAAAAAAATTGTAAACAATGAAAAAACTATTTAG